From the Streptomyces nodosus genome, the window CGCTGCGCCTCGTCGTTGACCAGCAGCAGGCGATGGCTCGCGTCGATGATGACGACGCCCTCCCGCACCGCGTGCAGCACCGCGTCATGGTGCTCGTAGAGGCGGGTGATCTCGTCCGGGCCCAGGCCGTGGGTCTGCCGCAGCAGCCTTCTGCTGACCAGTGCCGCGCCCGCGGTGGTGACGGCGACGGCTCCGGCGGTGATGCCCAGCACGTCCGGGAGTCCCCGGGCGGCGATGCCGTAGGTGCTCTTCTCCGTGACGCCGGCGCTGACGGCGCCGACGACGGTGCCCCTGGCGTTCTCGACGGGCACGAAGGCCCGGTACTGGGAGCCGTGGGAACCCGCGGCCCGTTCGGTCACCGTGCGCCCGGCCAGCAGGGGGAGCAGATGGTCGGCCCGGCCCGGCAGGGTGAGCGGGGAGCGGAGTGCCTGGCGGTTCACCGCGGTGAGGAAGTCGACCCCCGAGCCGTGCCGGGCCGCCGCCTCCTCCGGCCCCAGCACCGTGGCGGGATCACGGCCCTCCAGCGCCTTGACGATCCCGGGGGCGTGGGCGAACCCCTCGGCGACGGCGAGTGACCGCTGGGTGGCCGCACGCGCGCCCTCGCGCTGCACCGCCAGCACCAGCAGAATGCCCGCCACGGCCGCCAGCAGCAGGACGACCACAAGCTGCAATACGAACATTTGTCCGACGACACTCCGGACACTCACGATCGACCGCAGGCCTCCGCGCCGACGACGTGGGGCCTTGCCACCCGAGAGAAAGGCTCCCGACGGGAGCCCGATCCGCCCTGTACGCCCTGGCATGTGTCCTTTGTACCGCGACTGCCTCCCCGGCGACCATCCGGAGCACCCCACCACCCCCGTTCCGGACCCGGAGGCCCGCCACCCCGCGGCACCGACGACTCCTTGTGGCGGCAGTCACCTTCCGGACCTGTGGGCTTGCACACAATCCGGCCGGGAAAGCGCCCTCAGTGACGGCGGTCACTCCGAAATCCGGGCGGTTTGTCTACCTTCGCAAGCCACTGCCCGCTTACCCATGAATTGCCGAGGGCCTGCTCTTCCATGCCGTACCGCTCCTTCCCCCTGCCCCACGCGAAGACCCCGACAAAGTCCGCGACAGGGCGCCGGCGCCGGTTCGCCCTGGCCGGTGCCGGGGTGCTGCTGGCATCGGCGACGGCGCTGGTGTCCTCCGGCCCGCTCCCCGCGATCCCGGCGGCCGCGGTCACGGCGGCGTCCCGGGACGCCGCCGTCCCGCCCGGCTCCGCCGCCCCGGTGGTACCGCTGAACAAGGCCAGGGTCACGGCCGCGGTGCTCGACCTGGACGGCACCGGCCTCCGGCCCACGCTGTACGGGGACGACACCCCCTATGACACCGCGAGCATCATCAAGGTCGACATCCTCGCGGCGCTGCTGCTCCAGGCGCAGGACGCGGGACGGCCTCTGGACGCGACCCAGGGGACCCTCGCCCGGGCGATGATCGAGCACAGCGACAACGCCGCGGCGAACGCCCTGTGGCGGCAGATCGGCCTGGCTCCGGGACTGGAGGCGGCGAACAAGCGGCTGGGACTGACGTCGACCAAGGGCGGCCCCGGCTTTCTGTGGGGGCTGACCCGGACGACGGCGAGCGACCAGATCCGGCTGCTGCGCGCGGTGTTCGGCCCCGGCCCCACGGCACTGGACAAGACCTCCCGCTCCGCCATCCGGACGCTGATGACCCATATCGCCGACGACCAGTCCTGGGGCGTCTCGGCGGCCGGCTCCGGATGGGCGCTGAAGAACGGCTGGCTGGAGCGGACGGCGACCGGGCTGTGGGACATCAACAGCATCGGACAGGTCACGATGAACGGACACCGTTATCTGGTGGCGGTCCTCTCGGACGGCAACACCTCGATGAACGACGGCATCTCACTGGTGGAGCGCACCGCCCGGACCGCAGTGTCCGCGGCCTCCGCCCGGTGACCCGGCGCCCTCGGACGCGGCGAGGACCGGACATCCCGCGCTTCGGCCTCGGCGCCGCGACGGGCGCACACGCAAGGTGGCCCGCCCCGGATCGGGGCGGGCCACCTGTTCGAGCGCCGGGCAGGCCTTGCACCTGCATCTCCCCGCAGGAAGCGGGACGTCTTTCCTTGGACCACCAACGCGTTGCTGAACACCGGGAGTTGTGGCGACCAGCTCAAGATCTACTATAGCAGCGCACGGCACGCCGGAAGGTCCGCGGGCACCGTCACGGCCCTGACGGCCACTCGTCCAGCCACGTCCCGTCGCGCATGATGACCCTGCCGCGCAGTTCCGGCTCGCCACGCCAGGCGCGCACACTCTTCGGCACCACACGCACATACAAGAAGGAACCCTCCTCCGCGCGCGGGTCCCACCCGAACCTGGCGGCGAACGCCTCCGCCGCGTCCGCGGGCACATCCCGGTCCAGGAACCACTCCGCCTCACCCTGGAGAAGCACCACATCGAAGGTGTCCGGCAGCGCCAGGCGCACGCGCGGCTCCTCGCGGATGTTCCGCGCGGTCGCGGACGTGGCGCCGGTGCACATCCACACCGCTCGCCCGTCCCACAGGAACCACAGCGGCACCTGGTGCGGCCCATGATCAGGATGCGCTGTCGACACCCATATGTCCCGCTCGGTGACGAGCCGTTCCAGAGTGTCGCGCCTGCGCTCCGCCGCCGGGCGGCGAACGATCCCCGTGCTCTGCATGAGCGCCGACCTTTGAGGTCGCGCGGATAGATGGGGCGGCGTCGCCGGGCCGGGCACGCACATCTGCGGCGTTGTCGTCAATCACCATGGCTCCGCCATGCCTCAATCCTCCGCCTTGCAGCTGCACGCACCCGGCCCCGCTCCTTCCTCCACCCCACCTATCCGCGCGACCTCTTAGCCAGTGGGCTCACGGCGCGCATGAGGCGGAAGGCCTACGGCCGACGACCGATGAACCCCTCGGCCCAGGCCGGCATGGCGCCGGGTACGCCGTCGTCACGCCCCGGGGAGGACCAGCGGCATGTCCAGCAGCACGCGGTGGTGCACGATCTTCCAGACACCGTCGATGTGCCGCAGGTCGGTGTCGTAGTACCCGGATTCGATGGGCGTCACGGTGCCCTGAGCACCGAAGGTCCCCTCCGGCCAACCATCGGCGGGCCGGGCGGCGGCCCGGATCCGGAAGACGATGAACTGGGCGTTGATGTGGGCACGGTCGCCGTCCACCTCGATGAGATGATCGCTGGTCGTGTGGTGACTCGCCCCTCCTTCCGGGTGCGGTGCCATGAAGTTCTCGGTGGCGTACCGCACCGCAGGGCCGCCGACCAGCGGCTCGCCGACGGGCCGATAGCCGCCGGATCCGCCCTTGGCGTAGATCTGCACGGTCGCGTCGTCGGTGAACAAGGACCCCTGGGCCTTGCCGTTCCGCTGGTCCGCCGCGCGGACATAGTGGGCCAGGATCTCTTGGACCTGACGCTCGTCGCTGCTCATCGCATAGCTCCCCATCGTCGTCTGCTTCGGTCTCCTGCGCGGGATGTCGCACCCTCGAGGCTGTGGGACACCCCCGCTGCGGTTCCCAGTGGACCAGCAGGCCTGGGGAAGGAGCCATGATGCTTCCGGCATGCAGCGATACCCTGAAGGTATGGATCGGCTGGAAACCCGCGAGCTCGAGTACGTCGTCGCCGTGGCCGAGGAGCTGCACTTCAGCCGCGCGGCGGAACGCCTGGGCATCGCCCAGCCACCCCTGTCCAGGGCCATCGCCCGGCTGGAACGCCGCATGGGAGTTCGCCTCTTCGAGCGCAGCTCCCGACGGGTGGAACTCACCCCGGCCGGCGGTGCGTTCCTCGACGAGTGCCGCCGACTGCTCCAGCAGCTGGACGCCGCCGTCCACCGCACACAGCAGGCGGCCGGCCCCACCCGGCTCGTCGTGGCGGTCCGCCCCGGCGGCGGCTCCGGACTGCTCACACAGCTGGTGAGGTCCCATGACGGCATCGCACCCGAATTCACCTTCACCCACGACCAGGTGGGTGCCTTGCGTGACGGCTCGGCCGATGTCGCGCTGGTCTGCCTCGACAGCGACGACCTGACGGGCCTGTGCACCGTCGAAGTGGGGAAGGAGCACCCGGTCGCCCTGCTCCCCGGGGGCCACCCGCTGGCCCGTCGCCAGGCGGTGACCACCATCGAGCTCCGCCAGGACTCCACCTACCGGGAGCAGTGTCCGCCGGTGGGCCTGGACGAGATCCTCGACCGCGTGGCGCTCGGCCGGCTTGTCACCGTCGTGGGCTCGGCCGTGGTCGGCCGCCTCCCGCAGGAAGTAGCCGCCGTCGCGGTGCTGGACCTGCCTGCGACGACACTGGCCGTCGCCTGGCCCCAGCACATGCGGCGCCCCGAGGTCGCCGCCTTCGCCCGCACGGCCCGACGTCTGTGCGCGGACCCCGGCATCACCCCCTGAACCCCACCTGACCTGCACGTTTCGTACGCGGCCCGTACGGTGGAAGTGCGCGATCCGTACGGTTCACCGAGTATGGTGTCGGCCGGGAGGTGCTTCATGTCCGAGCTGTTCGACGCGGTCGATGCGCTGGTCTCGTCCCGCGCTCCCCTGCCCTCGGCGCCGGAGCGCAAGCGGCTGCGTCAGGCGCACGGCCTGACGCTGGACGAGGTGGCCACCGCGCTGAAGGTGCGGAGGGCCACGGTGTCCGGCTGGGAGTCCAGCAAGACCCGGACCGAGCCGCGCGGCCCGGAGCGTGAGGCGTACGCGCGACTGCTCAAGCAGCTCGCGGAGCTCTATCCGGCACCCCCGACGACGTCGGAGTCGGCGGCTGAGACGGCCGCTGAGACGACGCCGGACACGATCACCGCCCGGCCGCCGGCTCCGACCGAGACCGCCGCCCTGCCCACAGACCCGGCCTCCGAAGCTGCGGCTACGGCTACACACGAGAACACCCGGACCGCCCCCGCTCCCGTTACCCCTGCCGAGCAGCCCGCGCCGCGTTCGGCGCGGGCCGTCAGAGGTACGGCGACATCGCGTCGCCCGAGTGCTCCGAAGGCGGCCCCGGGCGGCACCGATCCGCGCTTCGAGAACGGGCCGCTCGCGGTCGTCGATGTCGACACGGACGGGCAGATGCTGGCGTACTGCCCCGGCGGCCTGGTCCTGGACGTGCCCGCCAAGTCCGTCCCGGCCCTGGTGGACTGGACGCTGCGCGAGGCGAGGCTCGGTCAGCCGAAGCTGTCCGGTCCCGGCAAGGACGCCGACCCGCTGCTCGTCCTGACCGAGGCCGCGTTGGAGCGCTACGGACTGCCGGTCGCCCTGACGGACGAGGAGCGGCTCGCCGGGCGGATCCCGGAGGGCCACAAGGTCGTCAAGCAACTGGCGCGTGCCGACTGGAAGCTGACGAAGCGTGGGTTCGGGCCGTGGGCGCGGATCTACCGCCCCGCCACGGGTTCGGAGCGGGCCTGCGTGCAGCTGTGCATCCCGTCGTGGCACGCACTGGACTCCCGGCACTGGGGCGAGGCCGGGCAGCTCCCGCCAGCCGAACTTGCCCGACTGCTGGGCGTGTACGCGTCCAGGGTGATGACGCCGCGCGGGTCGACCGCGGTGACCGGCCTGGAGCTGATGACCGCGCTGCATCCGCCGACCCGCGCCTCCGAGCCCGACGCCGAAGGACGTCGGCACTCCGAGCACAACCCCGGCTCACTGGGCAAGGACCCGGTGGACTGCGCGCCGTGCGAGGCCCCGGACGGGCACCCGCTGCTCAAGGATCTGCCGCGGTTCCACGTGCGCGGCCCGGCGGAGAAGCTGTTCGAGGAGGCGTACGACTGGGCGCGGCCGATGACGGACGCCGAGTGCATGCTGCGGCACCTGGTCGGCATCGATGTGAACATGGCCTTCGCCGCCGGCGCCAACGGTCTGGTCGTCGGCCTCGGTGCGCCGACGCATGTCAAGGCGCCGGTGTTCGATGCGAAGCTGCCCGGCTCATGGCTGGTCGACCTGTCCCATGTCGATCTGTCCCGGGTGAAGGTCGGCAAGGACCGGTGGGCGGACCTGGACGCCGGTCTGCTGCCCAGCCCGTTCACACCGAAGGGCGAGCGCCCCGACGGCCCGGCCTGGTACGCGACGCCGACCGTGGCGTACGCGGTGGAGCTGGGCTACGCGGTGCGGCCGGTCGAGGCGTGGGTGCGCCACGAGAACGGCCGCTACCTGGACGGCTGGTACAACCGGCTCCGTGACGCCTACCTCGCCACGATGGCCGACCTCGGCGTGGACGCGGACCTGTCGCCGGCCGGCTTCCTGGCGGCGATGGACGGCTACAAGGAGCGCGACCCTCAGCTGGCGATCGTCGCCTCGGCGATCAAGGCGACGGTCAAGGGCGGCCTGGGCAAGCTGCGCGAGCGGCCCCGGGGCGAGGGCTGGAGGCCGGGCGAGCCGTGGCGGGCGCTGTCCCGGCCGACCTGGCGGCCGGACATCCGCGCGGCGGTCATCTCCCGCACCCGGATCAACCTGCACCGGAAGATCGTCAAGCATGCGGCATTCACCGGGCGGTATCCGGTCGCGATCCTGTCCGACTGCGTCGTGTACGCGGCTGACGGGACATCGCCGCTGGACTTCCTGCCCTACCGGGACGGAAAGCCGCTGCCCGGCGGCTTCAAACTCGGCGTCAACCCGGGCCTGGTCAAGCACGAGGGCACCCAGACCGTCCTGTGGGGCGAAGAGGTCCGCGAGCGGTTCGACGCCCCGGAGCTCAACCTCGCCCGCTACATCAAGGACGGCACCGTCACCGACGTCGACAACGGAGAGTAGGGGAGGGCGATGAGCCTGTTCGACGACGGCCTGGACGCCGCGGTGCAGAAGGCCTTCACCCGCCCGGCGCCCAAGAGCGCGCCCGCGCAGATGCGCTACCTGGTCAAGCAGCTCAAGAGCACCAAGGCCGTCGCCCAGATGCTGCGGATCTCCCAGCGCACCGTCGAACGGTATGTGAAGGACCAGATCACGAAGCCCCGCCCGGACCTCGCCGCCCGCCTGGAGCGCGAGGTGAAGAAGCGATGGCAGCCGCAGATCCGCGCCAAGGCCCGCCGGAAGGCGGCCACCACCGACGGCATCGTCATCGACACCCGCGCCCGCATCGGTTACACCGCGCCGATCGGATCGACCGACGAGGCCCGGCTCCGGCACCTCACGGTGGCGTTGCCGCCGCAGTACGCCGCCCGTCTCTTCGACGCCCAGCAGCAGGGCGCCCCCGAGCAGCGACTGCGGGAGATCGCGGCCGAAGCGCTCAAGGAGGTCTACTTCCAGGACGGCGGCCGCCGCGCCGGCGCCCTGGAAGAAGTCCGGTTCACGGACATCGAGCACCTGGAGTTCGACCTGTAGCAGCCGTCACCGCGGCGGCCTCAGGCTCAGGACGAGATCGCGCGGCAGACCGTGGGTGTCATGGAGGTAGTGGAAGTCCTCCTCGCTGAGCGGGCCGCGGAACCGGGGGCGGGACAGCACCAGCCGGCCGCGCTCCAGGAGGCGGCCGAAGCGGCGCTCCTCGTCGAGCAGCACCTGGCGCACCAGGTCCGGATCCATGTCCTGGCGGAAGTGGTCCAGGGTGTGCCGCACCAGTTCGTCGGGCAGGTCGCCGAGTCCGCGCTGCTGGTCGTCCCGGCGGAGCACGGTCAGCACCCGGCGCACCAGGCGGCGCAGCACATAGCCGCGGCCGGTGTTGGACGGTCGCACGCCGTCGCCGATGACGACGACGGCCGAGCGCAGGTGGTCGCAGACCAGGCGCAGCGACGGTTCGTCCAGCTGCCACAGGGTCGGGACGAGCCGGCGCCAGGGGTCGAAGACATCGCACTCGAAGACCGACGACCGGCCCTGCAGCAGTGAGGACAGCCGCTCCAGCCCGAGTCCGGTGTCGATGTTGCGCTGCGGGAGCGGGACGAGGGTGCCGTCGTCGAGCCGCCGGTGGCGCATCATCACGTGGTTCCACACCTCCACCCAGCGGTCGTCCCGCGTGGGCGTGGACTGCGGCGGGGTCTCGCCGGTCCACAGAAAGATCTCCGAGTCCGGACCGCACGGGCCGGTCGGTCCGTTGGACCACCAGTTGTCGTCGACGGTGAGCTCGACCGGCACCCCGCGGTCCTGCCACAGCTCCAGCGAGCCGGTGTCCGGGCCGACCTGTTCGTCCCCGCCGAAGACGGTGGCATGGAGCAGGCCCGGATCGATGCCGAACCCGTCGGTGAGCAGTCCGTAGCCCCAGTCGAGGCTCTGCGGGCCCTCGTAGTCGCCGAGCGACCATGTGCCGAGCATCTCGAAGACGGTCAGATGGGTGCGGTCGCCGACCTCGTCGAGGTCCGTGGTGCGCAGACAGCGCTGTACATTGACCAGCCGTCTGCCCAGCGGATGGGGACGCCCCTCCAGATGAGGGGTCAGCGGGTGCATGCCCGAGGTGGTGAACAGCACCGGGTCGCCGGGTGGGGGCAGCAGGGTCGAGCCGGTGATCCGGCGGTGGCCGCGCTCCTCGAAGTATTCGATGAAGGTGCGGACGGTTTGCTCGGTGTTCATGGGGTGGCTCCTTCGCGGGCTCAGCGGGGAGGCACCGGAAAGCAGTCCACACGGTCATCGGATCCGGGGCGGGAACGCCAGGGAACCACCGGCGGGCCGTTTCCGGTCGCCGGTGGAAGCAGGACGTACGTCAGGCGGCGGCAACCGGCGAGCTGGTCGCTCGCGCGGTCGCGGTGGTGCTTCGGCCTGTGACGTTCATGGGTCGAGGATAAGCCGTCCGGTGACCCCGTGGCACGTGATTTGAAGCCGCCCGGATGTCGGGGGAACCGCAGGTCCCTTCCCGCACAGGTCCCTTCCCTCGGTACCCACCGAGGCTCCTCGTGAGTGCCGCCGGAGGAGTGACGGCTGTCCGGGTGACATCCGCGGGAAGCCGACGCACCGCCAGGGCCCCCTGGGCGCGGGGCACATGGCCCTCTCCTGCGGGGCGCTCCGGTGGCGGGCACGTCCCCGGACATCCCTCAACACGGCCGGGCGCGGGGGCAGCGCCATGCCGTCGCGGGCGGACGGGCCATGGTAAGCGAGGTCTATGAGACAGCCCCGAATCGCGGCACGTGTGTCCTCGCTCCTCCTCGCCGCCGCCTGCACCTTCACCGGTTCCGCCCTCGCGCACGCGGTACCGCAGGAGGCCGCCACCGGCTATGTGGCCCTCGGCGACTCCTACTCCTCCGGGGTCGGAGCCGGCGGCTACCTCTCGTCCGCCGGCAGCTGCCGGCGCAGCAGCAGGTCCTATCCCGCCCTGTGGGCCGCGGCCCATACGCGTTCCTCGTTCAGCTTCACCGCGTGCAACGGCGCACGCACCAGCGATGTCCTGGCCGACCAGCTCGGCCCGCTCAACCGGCGCACCGGCCTGGTCAGCATCACCGTCGGCGGCAGCGACTCCGGCTTCTCCGGGGTCATGACGACCTGTGTGCTGCGCGGCGCCGGCGCCTGTGTGTCCGCGACCGCCGGGGCACGCTCCTACATGGACCGGACCCTCCCGGGCGACCTGGACCGTCTCTACCGGACCATCAGGAGGAAGGCCCCGGCCGCCCATGTGGTGGTTCTCGGCTATCCGCACCTGTACAAGCGTCCCGGCGGCTGTACGTCCGGCCTCCCGGACAGTTCCCGGTCCGCGATCAACAACACGGTGGACCACCTCAACACGGTGACCGCCAAGCGCGCCGCCGACCACGGGTTCACCTTCGCCGACGTCAGGCCGGCCTTCTCCGGGCACGAGATCTGCTCCGCCGCCCCGTGGCTGCACAGCGTCACCGTGCTGGCCCTCACCGAGTCGTACCACCCCACGGCGCTCGGGCAGTCCCGCGGCTATCTCCCGGTCTTCACCCGCGCGGCCTGATCCGGACCGGCGGCTCGTACGGCGGACGGCCGCCGCGCCCCCTCGCACCGTCACCGGGGAGGGGGCGCGGCGTCGAAGCCGTACGCGCGGTAGGTGGCGTTCGCGCCGTCCATGCCGGCGCGGGCGGCGGGGGCCGAGGTCAGCAGCACGGCGGCCAGGGCCGCCAGAAGGATGAGAAAGCGCGTGCGCATGGCGGTGGACTCCTCGTGGGCGTGGGGGGGGGATCGGCGAGGCACAGGTCGATCCGGAGAGGCAGGGCCCAGGAACGGCCCAGCCCGCGACCGGCGCTCACCGGACTGCTTGTGATGGTCTCAGGACGAGCCGCCGCTCATGGCTGTGCACGCATATGATCACCCCAACGGCTGCTCCGGCTTCGCGCCCTCGCCGGAACTGTGCTGTCCGGGCAGGGCGGAAGCCGCAGTCCCGGCCACCGTCAGGAAGGTGCCAGCAGGTCGAAGTCGGGGCGCAGGATGCCGAGCCGGGACAGCGTCCCGCTGAGCCAGCCGGTGGGGAGCGCGGCGAGCACGCCCGCGGCCGAGGACGGCGAGTCGGCCTCCCCGGCTTTCCCGGTTCCGTCCGCCTGCTCGGTGGCGGCGGACAACCAGCCGGTGCTCGCCAGACGGCAGGAGAGCGGCTCCAGCGCCGAGTGGAGCAGGGTCGCGGTGGCGATGGCGGCCAGCGCGATACCCCAGGCGACGGGGCCGAGCGGGGTGGATCCGAAGAACTGGCTGATGCCCGGGGTCTGGATGATCCCGGCCAGCACCACGGCCGAGCCGACGGTGGAGAGGAGCACCTGGCGGCCGGTGCCGCCGCTGGTGAGCGTCTGGGCGAGCTGGGTGCCGACCACGGCGGCCAGCGCCACCGTACCGGCTCGGCGTCGAGTGCCGGTGAAGCGGGCGGCCGTCCAGGCCAGTCCCGCACCGAGCGCGGTGGTCAGA encodes:
- a CDS encoding serine hydrolase, whose amino-acid sequence is MPYRSFPLPHAKTPTKSATGRRRRFALAGAGVLLASATALVSSGPLPAIPAAAVTAASRDAAVPPGSAAPVVPLNKARVTAAVLDLDGTGLRPTLYGDDTPYDTASIIKVDILAALLLQAQDAGRPLDATQGTLARAMIEHSDNAAANALWRQIGLAPGLEAANKRLGLTSTKGGPGFLWGLTRTTASDQIRLLRAVFGPGPTALDKTSRSAIRTLMTHIADDQSWGVSAAGSGWALKNGWLERTATGLWDINSIGQVTMNGHRYLVAVLSDGNTSMNDGISLVERTARTAVSAASAR
- a CDS encoding LysR family transcriptional regulator; amino-acid sequence: MDRLETRELEYVVAVAEELHFSRAAERLGIAQPPLSRAIARLERRMGVRLFERSSRRVELTPAGGAFLDECRRLLQQLDAAVHRTQQAAGPTRLVVAVRPGGGSGLLTQLVRSHDGIAPEFTFTHDQVGALRDGSADVALVCLDSDDLTGLCTVEVGKEHPVALLPGGHPLARRQAVTTIELRQDSTYREQCPPVGLDEILDRVALGRLVTVVGSAVVGRLPQEVAAVAVLDLPATTLAVAWPQHMRRPEVAAFARTARRLCADPGITP
- a CDS encoding nuclear transport factor 2 family protein, coding for MSSDERQVQEILAHYVRAADQRNGKAQGSLFTDDATVQIYAKGGSGGYRPVGEPLVGGPAVRYATENFMAPHPEGGASHHTTSDHLIEVDGDRAHINAQFIVFRIRAAARPADGWPEGTFGAQGTVTPIESGYYDTDLRHIDGVWKIVHHRVLLDMPLVLPGA
- the tap gene encoding telomere-associated protein Tap, with amino-acid sequence MSELFDAVDALVSSRAPLPSAPERKRLRQAHGLTLDEVATALKVRRATVSGWESSKTRTEPRGPEREAYARLLKQLAELYPAPPTTSESAAETAAETTPDTITARPPAPTETAALPTDPASEAAATATHENTRTAPAPVTPAEQPAPRSARAVRGTATSRRPSAPKAAPGGTDPRFENGPLAVVDVDTDGQMLAYCPGGLVLDVPAKSVPALVDWTLREARLGQPKLSGPGKDADPLLVLTEAALERYGLPVALTDEERLAGRIPEGHKVVKQLARADWKLTKRGFGPWARIYRPATGSERACVQLCIPSWHALDSRHWGEAGQLPPAELARLLGVYASRVMTPRGSTAVTGLELMTALHPPTRASEPDAEGRRHSEHNPGSLGKDPVDCAPCEAPDGHPLLKDLPRFHVRGPAEKLFEEAYDWARPMTDAECMLRHLVGIDVNMAFAAGANGLVVGLGAPTHVKAPVFDAKLPGSWLVDLSHVDLSRVKVGKDRWADLDAGLLPSPFTPKGERPDGPAWYATPTVAYAVELGYAVRPVEAWVRHENGRYLDGWYNRLRDAYLATMADLGVDADLSPAGFLAAMDGYKERDPQLAIVASAIKATVKGGLGKLRERPRGEGWRPGEPWRALSRPTWRPDIRAAVISRTRINLHRKIVKHAAFTGRYPVAILSDCVVYAADGTSPLDFLPYRDGKPLPGGFKLGVNPGLVKHEGTQTVLWGEEVRERFDAPELNLARYIKDGTVTDVDNGE
- a CDS encoding alanine--tRNA ligase-related protein encodes the protein MNTEQTVRTFIEYFEERGHRRITGSTLLPPPGDPVLFTTSGMHPLTPHLEGRPHPLGRRLVNVQRCLRTTDLDEVGDRTHLTVFEMLGTWSLGDYEGPQSLDWGYGLLTDGFGIDPGLLHATVFGGDEQVGPDTGSLELWQDRGVPVELTVDDNWWSNGPTGPCGPDSEIFLWTGETPPQSTPTRDDRWVEVWNHVMMRHRRLDDGTLVPLPQRNIDTGLGLERLSSLLQGRSSVFECDVFDPWRRLVPTLWQLDEPSLRLVCDHLRSAVVVIGDGVRPSNTGRGYVLRRLVRRVLTVLRRDDQQRGLGDLPDELVRHTLDHFRQDMDPDLVRQVLLDEERRFGRLLERGRLVLSRPRFRGPLSEEDFHYLHDTHGLPRDLVLSLRPPR
- the tpg gene encoding telomere-protecting terminal protein Tpg — its product is MSLFDDGLDAAVQKAFTRPAPKSAPAQMRYLVKQLKSTKAVAQMLRISQRTVERYVKDQITKPRPDLAARLEREVKKRWQPQIRAKARRKAATTDGIVIDTRARIGYTAPIGSTDEARLRHLTVALPPQYAARLFDAQQQGAPEQRLREIAAEALKEVYFQDGGRRAGALEEVRFTDIEHLEFDL
- a CDS encoding SGNH/GDSL hydrolase family protein; this translates as MRQPRIAARVSSLLLAAACTFTGSALAHAVPQEAATGYVALGDSYSSGVGAGGYLSSAGSCRRSSRSYPALWAAAHTRSSFSFTACNGARTSDVLADQLGPLNRRTGLVSITVGGSDSGFSGVMTTCVLRGAGACVSATAGARSYMDRTLPGDLDRLYRTIRRKAPAAHVVVLGYPHLYKRPGGCTSGLPDSSRSAINNTVDHLNTVTAKRAADHGFTFADVRPAFSGHEICSAAPWLHSVTVLALTESYHPTALGQSRGYLPVFTRAA
- a CDS encoding pyridoxamine 5'-phosphate oxidase family protein, with translation MQSTGIVRRPAAERRRDTLERLVTERDIWVSTAHPDHGPHQVPLWFLWDGRAVWMCTGATSATARNIREEPRVRLALPDTFDVVLLQGEAEWFLDRDVPADAAEAFAARFGWDPRAEEGSFLYVRVVPKSVRAWRGEPELRGRVIMRDGTWLDEWPSGP